A section of the Bryobacteraceae bacterium genome encodes:
- a CDS encoding DNA-binding protein translates to MAEVKKMTQTQLVNEIATATGITKKQAKAALEKLVEIAIAQTKKAGVFVIPGIGRLKKVERKARMGRNPATGEPIKIPARKTVKLTLSKSIKDAIVPPKPKK, encoded by the coding sequence ATGGCCGAAGTCAAGAAGATGACCCAGACGCAGCTGGTGAACGAAATCGCCACTGCCACCGGTATCACCAAGAAGCAGGCGAAGGCCGCCCTTGAGAAGCTGGTCGAGATCGCCATCGCCCAGACGAAGAAAGCGGGCGTTTTCGTCATCCCGGGAATCGGCAGGCTGAAGAAGGTGGAGCGCAAGGCGCGCATGGGCCGCAACCCGGCCACCGGCGAGCCGATCAAGATTCCCGCCCGGAAGACGGTGAAGCTTACGCTTTCGAAGTCGATCAAGGACGCCATCGTCCCGCCGAAGCCGAAGAAGTAA
- the rocA gene encoding 1-pyrroline-5-carboxylate dehydrogenase: MRLCDFRNEPYTDFSLSENAEKMRAALSAVRAEFGKEYDIRIGRARHRTGALLKSINPSRPSEIVGLHHKATPELAREAIAAADAYFPKWAATPVDERVAMLRRAAAILRRRKMEFDAWMVYEAGKTWPEAEADTSEAIDFCEYYALLAERMAHPEPLVQLPGERDELRYIPLGAGVIIPPWNFPLAILTGMTTAALVSGNTVVIKPSSDTPTIAAKFAEVLEEAGFPLEAFTLLVGSGAEVGDVLVEHPRTRFISFTGSREVGLRINELASRVVPGQIWIKRVIAEMGGKDAIIVDEEADLEAAVQGVLVSAYGYQGQKCSACSRAIVSEKVYAEFLDRLVAKVKEIRVGPADDPANFMGPVINERSMNSILGYIEIGRGEGRLVAGGERLPGEGYFLAPTIFEGVDRKARIFQEEIFGPVLAVTPARDFDHALELANDSEYGLTGSVYTRNREKIERAKDVFHVGNLYINRKCTGAMVGAHPFGGFNMSGTDSKAGGPDYLFWFTQGKSIGEKIA; the protein is encoded by the coding sequence ATGCGCCTGTGCGATTTCCGCAACGAGCCCTACACCGACTTCTCCCTGTCCGAGAACGCCGAAAAGATGCGGGCGGCCCTGTCCGCTGTCCGCGCCGAATTCGGAAAAGAGTACGACATCCGGATCGGCCGGGCCCGTCATCGCACCGGTGCTCTCCTCAAATCCATCAATCCCTCCCGTCCTTCGGAAATCGTCGGCCTGCACCACAAGGCCACGCCAGAGCTGGCCCGGGAGGCCATCGCCGCCGCCGATGCCTACTTTCCGAAATGGGCGGCCACGCCCGTGGACGAGCGCGTCGCCATGCTGCGGCGCGCCGCCGCCATCCTGCGCCGCCGCAAGATGGAGTTCGACGCCTGGATGGTGTACGAGGCCGGCAAGACCTGGCCCGAGGCGGAAGCCGACACCAGCGAAGCAATCGACTTCTGTGAGTATTACGCCCTGCTCGCCGAGCGGATGGCCCATCCCGAGCCCCTGGTGCAGCTGCCCGGCGAACGCGACGAGCTGCGCTACATCCCGCTTGGCGCGGGCGTCATCATTCCGCCGTGGAATTTCCCGCTGGCCATCCTGACGGGCATGACCACGGCGGCGCTTGTCAGCGGCAACACGGTGGTCATCAAGCCAAGTTCCGATACGCCGACCATCGCCGCGAAATTCGCCGAGGTGCTCGAAGAGGCGGGCTTTCCGCTGGAGGCGTTCACGCTGCTGGTCGGCAGCGGCGCAGAGGTCGGCGACGTGCTTGTCGAGCATCCGCGCACGCGTTTCATCTCGTTCACGGGCTCACGCGAGGTGGGGCTCCGCATCAACGAGCTCGCCTCCAGAGTGGTCCCGGGCCAGATCTGGATCAAGCGCGTCATCGCCGAAATGGGCGGCAAGGACGCCATCATCGTCGACGAGGAGGCCGACCTCGAGGCCGCCGTGCAGGGCGTTCTGGTGAGCGCATACGGCTACCAGGGCCAGAAGTGCTCGGCCTGTTCGCGCGCCATCGTCAGCGAGAAGGTCTACGCGGAGTTCCTCGACCGGCTGGTGGCGAAGGTGAAGGAGATCCGCGTCGGCCCGGCCGACGATCCGGCCAATTTCATGGGCCCGGTCATCAACGAGCGCTCGATGAATTCGATCCTTGGCTACATTGAGATCGGCCGCGGGGAGGGGCGGCTCGTCGCCGGCGGCGAGCGGCTGCCGGGCGAGGGCTACTTCCTGGCGCCCACGATCTTTGAAGGCGTGGACCGCAAGGCGCGCATCTTCCAGGAAGAGATCTTCGGCCCGGTGCTGGCGGTGACGCCGGCGCGCGATTTCGACCACGCGCTTGAGCTGGCCAACGACAGCGAATACGGCCTTACCGGCTCGGTCTACACGCGCAACCGTGAGAAGATCGAAAGGGCCAAGGACGTCTTCCACGTCGGCAACCTGTACATCAACCGCAAGTGCACCGGCGCCATGGTGGGCGCACACCCATTCGGCGGATTCAACATGTCGGGCACGGACTCCAAGGCCGGCGGCCCCGACTATCTGTTCTGGTTCACCCAGGGCAAGTCGATCGGCGAAAAGATCGCCTGA
- a CDS encoding lipoprotein — MTLSRRVAALALLLAPAGLLVSWQGEPERVGPLPGGGFLLNSGWLLRPAGQQIPLSTMPMASALSPDGRWLAILQGGYLPPKVSIHDPATLAKVSEVALPDAWLGLAFAPQGGLLYVSGGSRAAIYELALSPEGRLERRREFPVVDEKERKHTDFLGDIALSPGGRLLYAAALHRDQILVINPQTGRVIEQWKTAHRPYRILFHPDGKSFFVTGWGDGSLRQHYSDTGEEIARYSTGPQPMDMVWRTKPVPVEPGEEPLPYTARLFVAVSGSNLVQVFGLTAGGLLRRVESISVALYGDFPEIAGMTPSALALSPDEERLYVVCSDANAVARVDLSGRRSVVEGFIPVGWYPLAARVLPANRLLVLNGRGSRSFPNPQGPNPLVRRAIVHEGNVAVQYVAAIQRGSASLLDEPAPERMAEFTEQVLANSPWQRTRAAQSPPEGHPLERGGEDCPIRHVIYVVKENRTYDQILGDLGIGNGDASLTLFGEEVTPNHHKLAREFVLLDNFYVNADVSADGHNWSSAAIAPAYVQRMWPNSYAARRRHYDYEGGERAALPPAGYIWSNAMQAGLSFRNYGWWVTNITPAPATGRQIAAVRDPSLAQHTNMDYRGFDLDYPDVERVKVFLKDLAEFERRGDMPRLMTVRLGNDHTSGVSPGKIAPKSAVADNDYALGLLVEAVSKSKFWPQTAIFVLEDDAQNGSDHVDSHRAPAFILSPYTRGRGIDSTMYNTVSMLRTMEHILGLRPMTIHDATARPMWNAFHSKPDPRPYSVEKPRVPLDERNPKASPLAARSAALDLGEADRIDDDEMNEILWRALRGGDPPPPVRSYWGR, encoded by the coding sequence ATGACACTCTCCAGACGAGTCGCAGCCCTGGCCCTGCTGCTCGCCCCGGCCGGACTGCTCGTATCCTGGCAGGGCGAGCCCGAACGCGTGGGACCCCTCCCCGGTGGCGGATTCCTGCTCAATTCCGGCTGGCTCCTGCGTCCGGCAGGGCAGCAGATTCCCCTGAGCACGATGCCCATGGCGAGCGCGCTCTCGCCGGACGGGCGCTGGCTGGCCATCCTCCAGGGCGGTTATCTTCCGCCAAAGGTCAGCATCCACGATCCGGCAACGCTCGCCAAGGTTTCCGAGGTCGCCCTGCCGGACGCATGGCTCGGCCTCGCTTTCGCGCCGCAGGGCGGGCTGCTGTATGTGAGCGGCGGCTCGCGCGCTGCCATTTACGAGCTGGCGCTTTCGCCGGAGGGCCGGCTCGAGCGTCGGCGGGAGTTCCCCGTCGTGGACGAAAAAGAGCGCAAGCACACGGATTTCCTCGGCGACATCGCTCTTTCGCCCGGCGGGCGCCTGCTGTATGCGGCGGCGCTGCACCGCGACCAGATTCTCGTCATCAATCCGCAGACGGGCCGGGTGATCGAGCAGTGGAAGACGGCGCACCGCCCCTATCGCATCCTGTTCCATCCCGACGGAAAGAGCTTCTTCGTCACCGGCTGGGGCGACGGGTCCCTGCGGCAGCATTATTCGGACACGGGCGAAGAGATCGCCCGCTACTCGACCGGGCCGCAGCCGATGGACATGGTATGGAGAACAAAACCGGTGCCGGTGGAGCCCGGCGAGGAGCCCCTGCCTTACACGGCGCGCCTGTTCGTGGCCGTCTCCGGGTCCAACCTGGTGCAGGTCTTCGGGCTGACGGCCGGAGGACTCCTGCGGCGCGTGGAATCGATCAGCGTCGCGCTCTACGGCGATTTCCCGGAAATCGCCGGGATGACGCCGAGCGCGCTGGCGCTCTCGCCGGACGAAGAGCGGCTCTATGTGGTCTGCTCGGACGCGAACGCGGTGGCGCGCGTTGACCTGAGCGGACGGCGCAGCGTGGTGGAGGGCTTCATTCCCGTGGGCTGGTATCCGCTGGCGGCGCGCGTGCTTCCCGCAAACCGGCTGCTGGTGCTCAACGGCCGCGGCTCGCGGTCTTTCCCCAACCCGCAGGGCCCGAACCCTCTTGTCCGGCGCGCCATCGTCCACGAGGGCAACGTGGCCGTTCAGTACGTGGCCGCCATTCAGCGGGGCAGCGCCTCACTGCTCGATGAGCCCGCCCCGGAGCGCATGGCGGAGTTCACCGAACAGGTGCTCGCCAACAGCCCCTGGCAGCGGACCCGCGCGGCGCAGTCTCCGCCCGAAGGCCATCCGCTCGAACGCGGCGGCGAAGACTGTCCCATCCGCCATGTCATCTACGTCGTCAAGGAGAACCGCACCTATGATCAGATCCTGGGCGACCTGGGCATCGGCAATGGAGACGCGTCGCTGACGCTGTTCGGCGAAGAGGTCACGCCGAACCATCACAAACTGGCGCGCGAGTTCGTCCTGCTCGACAACTTCTACGTGAACGCCGACGTCAGCGCCGACGGCCACAACTGGTCCAGCGCCGCCATCGCGCCCGCTTACGTGCAGCGGATGTGGCCAAACTCCTACGCCGCCCGCCGCCGCCACTATGACTACGAGGGCGGCGAGCGCGCCGCCCTCCCCCCGGCGGGCTACATCTGGAGCAACGCAATGCAGGCCGGCCTCAGCTTCCGCAACTACGGATGGTGGGTGACCAACATCACGCCGGCGCCGGCCACGGGCCGCCAGATCGCCGCCGTGCGCGACCCGTCGCTCGCGCAGCACACCAACATGGACTACCGCGGCTTCGACCTGGACTATCCGGACGTCGAGCGCGTGAAGGTTTTCCTGAAGGACCTGGCCGAATTCGAGCGCAGGGGCGACATGCCGCGGTTGATGACCGTCCGGCTTGGCAACGATCACACCTCGGGCGTGAGCCCGGGAAAGATCGCCCCCAAATCGGCGGTGGCCGACAACGACTATGCGCTCGGGCTGCTGGTGGAGGCTGTCTCAAAGTCGAAGTTCTGGCCGCAGACGGCGATCTTCGTGCTCGAAGACGACGCGCAGAACGGCTCGGATCACGTCGACTCGCACCGCGCCCCTGCCTTCATCCTCTCGCCCTACACGCGCGGGCGGGGCATTGACTCGACGATGTACAACACCGTCAGCATGCTGCGCACGATGGAGCACATCCTCGGCCTGCGCCCGATGACCATCCACGACGCCACCGCGCGCCCCATGTGGAACGCGTTCCATTCGAAGCCCGACCCGCGTCCTTACAGCGTGGAGAAGCCGCGCGTTCCTCTCGACGAGCGCAACCCGAAGGCGTCGCCGCTGGCCGCCCGCTCGGCCGCGCTGGATCTGGGCGAGGCTGACCGCATCGACGATGACGAAATGAACGAAATCCTGTGGCGCGCGCTGCGCGGGGGCGATCCGCCGCCTCCGGTGCGCAGCTACTGGGGACGATGA
- a CDS encoding DNA internalization-related competence protein ComEC/Rec2 produces MRSPLALPALCVAGGIAVCRLAGLTPVEAAVCLAAGAMGWLAAWRTQGQAAKRFSVSTFWCAAGALTAALQPPPSPPPDPAPGRVEGCVVESSVVRNDRFQFTLEVAPAARVRVSMPPDRQGAFPAPLLYGQRVAAELRLRRLRGYRNPGAWDAAAWMARRGIFWNAVPAGNRTLERLPGSCGSPWRRALGRWRAALLNRIDHVYGGDPYRAAMMRGLLLGDKSGIRKAWIEDFRRTGTYHALVISGSHVTLVCGLFLLWRRISGFGWRTVPLAAAAIAWLYAFLAGSDAPVLRAAAGFTLFAAASLVYRRLPLLNTVAAVAVAFLALDPDQLFDASFQLSFLAVAALAALADGRPAAPRPDPARMSAQLEMRLMAETLHELFRLPMRTAMHAVEAVRSAFRFVWTLFLASAAVQLSLALPMALLFHRLSLSGLSANVVAVPFISLAIPAGFAAVLTGWRPAAEAAGRMLDAARAAAAWHVRFEPDWRIPDPPLWLAAALVAALLAWTASRGRRLRWMAAGAYLALLALLVWHPFAPQARPGMLELAMIDVGQGESLLLGLPDGGFALVDGGGLPRQGRRRADPFDVGEEVVSPYLWHRGIRRVEVIVVTHLHEDHAAGVPALIDNFRPREVWSAFAEDTPLWRSIHSAARRAGARIRVLKQGDECSFGGLPCRALAPARGQPWSGRPQNNDSLVLELRHGRHTFLLTGDIEAPVEARLAEEGLLAPVQVLKVPHHGSRRSATEWLLERTRPAVALISAGEGNSYGLPHPETVGRLRAARALMLRTDEEGLVTVRSDGRYLEVDRGGGSALLRRFFDWQ; encoded by the coding sequence TTGCGCAGTCCGCTTGCCCTTCCGGCCCTGTGCGTCGCCGGCGGGATCGCCGTGTGCCGCCTGGCAGGCCTCACTCCCGTCGAGGCGGCCGTGTGCCTGGCGGCTGGCGCGATGGGCTGGCTGGCGGCATGGCGAACCCAGGGGCAAGCGGCCAAACGGTTCAGCGTGTCGACGTTCTGGTGCGCCGCGGGCGCGCTCACGGCAGCGCTGCAACCGCCGCCGTCACCTCCGCCGGATCCTGCCCCCGGACGAGTGGAAGGCTGCGTGGTGGAGTCTTCCGTGGTTCGCAATGACCGGTTCCAATTCACCCTGGAGGTGGCGCCAGCGGCACGCGTGCGTGTCTCGATGCCGCCGGACCGGCAGGGCGCTTTCCCTGCTCCGCTGCTGTATGGGCAGCGTGTGGCGGCCGAGCTCCGGCTGCGGCGCCTGCGCGGCTATCGCAATCCCGGCGCCTGGGACGCGGCCGCGTGGATGGCGCGCCGCGGCATCTTCTGGAACGCCGTTCCCGCGGGCAACCGCACGTTGGAGCGGCTGCCTGGCTCATGCGGCTCACCGTGGCGGCGCGCGCTCGGGCGGTGGCGGGCGGCGCTGCTCAACAGGATCGATCATGTCTATGGCGGCGATCCCTACCGGGCGGCGATGATGCGGGGCCTGTTGCTCGGCGACAAGAGCGGCATCCGCAAGGCCTGGATCGAAGACTTCCGTCGCACCGGCACGTATCATGCGCTGGTCATCTCCGGCAGCCATGTCACGCTGGTCTGCGGACTCTTTCTGCTGTGGCGGCGCATCTCCGGCTTCGGCTGGAGAACCGTTCCGCTGGCGGCCGCCGCCATCGCGTGGCTCTATGCGTTTCTGGCGGGCAGCGATGCTCCCGTGCTGCGCGCAGCGGCCGGATTCACGCTGTTCGCCGCGGCCTCGCTGGTCTACCGGCGGCTGCCGCTGCTGAACACGGTGGCGGCCGTGGCCGTCGCCTTTCTGGCGCTGGATCCGGACCAGCTCTTTGACGCCAGTTTCCAACTCTCGTTTCTTGCCGTGGCGGCGCTGGCGGCGCTGGCCGACGGCCGGCCCGCCGCGCCCCGGCCGGATCCAGCGCGGATGTCGGCGCAGCTTGAGATGCGGCTGATGGCGGAGACGCTCCACGAACTGTTCCGCCTGCCGATGCGCACAGCGATGCACGCCGTCGAGGCCGTCCGAAGCGCGTTCCGCTTCGTCTGGACGCTGTTTCTCGCCTCTGCCGCCGTGCAGCTCAGCCTGGCGCTGCCGATGGCGCTGCTGTTCCACCGGCTGTCGCTGTCCGGGCTTTCGGCCAACGTCGTGGCGGTGCCCTTCATCTCGCTGGCGATTCCCGCGGGCTTCGCCGCCGTGTTGACCGGATGGCGGCCCGCCGCCGAGGCCGCCGGACGGATGCTGGACGCGGCCAGGGCGGCCGCCGCCTGGCATGTGCGGTTTGAGCCGGACTGGCGCATTCCGGATCCGCCCCTATGGCTGGCGGCCGCGCTGGTAGCGGCACTGCTGGCCTGGACGGCGTCGCGCGGGCGCCGCCTGCGGTGGATGGCCGCAGGCGCGTATCTTGCCCTGCTGGCGCTGCTCGTCTGGCATCCGTTTGCGCCACAGGCGCGGCCCGGAATGCTGGAACTCGCCATGATCGACGTTGGCCAGGGCGAGAGTCTCCTGCTCGGCCTGCCCGATGGAGGGTTCGCGCTGGTCGACGGCGGTGGGCTGCCCCGGCAGGGCCGCCGGCGCGCGGATCCATTCGACGTCGGCGAGGAGGTCGTCTCGCCGTACCTCTGGCATCGCGGCATAAGGCGTGTGGAGGTGATTGTCGTCACCCATCTCCACGAGGATCATGCGGCGGGCGTGCCGGCGCTGATCGACAATTTCCGCCCGCGCGAAGTCTGGTCGGCCTTCGCCGAAGACACGCCGCTGTGGCGTTCAATCCATTCCGCGGCGCGGCGCGCCGGCGCGCGCATCCGCGTCCTGAAGCAGGGCGACGAGTGCAGCTTCGGCGGCCTCCCGTGCCGCGCGCTTGCTCCGGCGCGCGGGCAGCCTTGGTCGGGCAGGCCGCAAAACAACGACTCGCTGGTGCTCGAGCTGCGCCACGGCCGGCACACGTTTCTGCTCACCGGAGACATCGAAGCGCCGGTCGAGGCGCGCCTCGCTGAAGAGGGGCTGCTCGCCCCGGTGCAGGTCCTCAAGGTGCCACACCACGGAAGCCGCCGCAGCGCCACCGAATGGCTGCTCGAGCGCACTCGTCCGGCAGTGGCGCTGATCAGCGCCGGCGAAGGCAACAGTTACGGGCTGCCGCATCCGGAGACCGTCGGACGCCTTCGCGCAGCGCGCGCGCTGATGCTGCGCACGGATGAGGAGGGGCTGGTGACGGTCCGTAGCGACGGGCGTTATCTGGAGGTGGATCGCGGAGGCGGATCAGCCCTGCTGCGGAGGTTCTTCGACTGGCAATGA
- the tatA gene encoding Sec-independent protein translocase protein TatA, whose amino-acid sequence MRSIGLPELLIILGVAVLLFGGKKIPELAKGLGEGIRNFKNALKEEQTPAKPEEKKQA is encoded by the coding sequence GTGCGGTCCATTGGTTTACCCGAACTGCTGATTATTCTAGGGGTCGCCGTCCTGCTGTTTGGCGGGAAGAAGATCCCGGAACTGGCAAAAGGCCTCGGGGAAGGAATCAGAAACTTCAAGAACGCGTTGAAGGAAGAGCAGACACCCGCCAAGCCGGAAGAGAAGAAGCAGGCTTGA
- a CDS encoding mandelate racemase translates to MTGDRRSFLVSAFALPALARALELQAPASRRPKLKITDVRTAQVMAHGLQLHVRIYTDQGLYGHGEGTDAVQGGAGIVRMFRRFLVGQDPLNVEALWERMRTAGIFAGAQGGQYLAALSAVEIALWDLAGKALGLPVYQLLGGKVRDRVRLYCDSANHHPDDPQARPKLKEIEAMGFTAVKIDIDEANDPNRWDRVNWTASNAEIDRMVKEVAFVRETLSPRVDLAVDMHGRYDAPTAKRVARELERFRLLWLEEPVPPENIDVMRDVRESTATPICAGENLYLRHGFRELLEKRAVDIIMPDLQKCGGLLEGRKIADMAHVYYTPFAPHCVVSPIGTMASCHVCAAVPNFLVLEWHWISRLELWRNFVREGDIIDRGFVTVPDRPGLGVEMNEEAARKAQAPGTPWFEPEK, encoded by the coding sequence ATGACCGGGGACCGCCGCAGTTTCCTCGTTTCCGCCTTTGCTCTGCCCGCCCTCGCCCGCGCCCTGGAGCTGCAGGCGCCGGCGTCGCGGCGTCCGAAGCTGAAAATCACCGATGTGCGCACCGCGCAGGTGATGGCCCACGGGCTTCAGCTGCACGTGCGCATCTACACCGACCAGGGCCTCTACGGCCATGGCGAAGGCACGGACGCCGTGCAGGGTGGCGCGGGCATCGTCCGCATGTTCCGCCGCTTTCTGGTCGGGCAGGATCCCCTCAACGTCGAAGCGCTGTGGGAGCGGATGCGCACCGCCGGCATCTTCGCAGGAGCGCAGGGAGGCCAGTACCTGGCCGCCCTCAGCGCCGTCGAAATCGCCCTGTGGGACCTGGCCGGCAAGGCGCTCGGCTTGCCCGTCTACCAGCTCCTTGGCGGCAAGGTGCGCGACCGCGTGCGGCTCTATTGCGATTCGGCCAACCATCATCCCGACGACCCGCAGGCGCGCCCGAAGCTGAAAGAGATCGAGGCGATGGGCTTCACCGCCGTCAAGATCGACATCGACGAGGCCAATGACCCCAACCGCTGGGACCGCGTCAACTGGACGGCCTCCAACGCCGAGATCGACCGTATGGTGAAAGAGGTCGCCTTCGTGCGGGAGACACTGAGCCCGCGTGTCGACCTCGCCGTCGACATGCACGGCCGCTACGACGCGCCCACCGCCAAACGCGTGGCGCGCGAGCTGGAACGCTTCCGCCTGTTGTGGCTTGAAGAGCCGGTGCCGCCGGAAAACATCGACGTGATGCGCGACGTCCGCGAGTCCACCGCCACGCCGATCTGCGCCGGCGAGAACCTGTACCTCCGCCACGGCTTCCGCGAGCTGCTCGAAAAGCGCGCCGTCGACATCATCATGCCAGACCTTCAGAAGTGCGGCGGCCTGCTCGAGGGCCGCAAGATCGCCGACATGGCCCACGTCTACTACACGCCGTTCGCGCCGCACTGCGTGGTGTCGCCGATCGGCACGATGGCCTCCTGCCACGTCTGCGCCGCCGTGCCGAACTTCCTCGTGCTGGAATGGCACTGGATCTCGCGGCTGGAGCTGTGGCGCAATTTTGTGCGCGAAGGCGACATCATCGACCGCGGCTTCGTCACCGTGCCCGACCGTCCGGGCCTCGGCGTGGAAATGAATGAAGAAGCGGCGCGGAAGGCCCAGGCGCCGGGCACGCCGTGGTTCGAGCCGGAAAAATAG
- the nadE gene encoding NAD+ synthase yields MRIGLCQINPTVGDMEGNAELILDAARRAAGRGADLAVFPELALTGYPPRDLLEKASFRERSVAALDRLTKASADLPCGLVVGYVGLAPEGSRRPATNSAALIEGGRLLFTQAKMLLPTYDVFDEGRYFQPAASQTVCEFRGLRLGITICEDAWNDKQFWERPQYDRDPVESLVWQGADVILSINGSPYDMTKRALRRQMFTAMAQRHRRPHVYVNMVGGNDQLVFDGSSFVAAADGRISAAAPSFAEDIVIYDARTGEGEHRPSHADELEAAYGALVLGTRDYIRKCGFRDVLVGLSGGIDSSLVAAIATEAVGAGHVTGVSMPGPYSSDHSLTDARALAESLGIHYEVVPITPAWHTMIETLAPVFRGAPPDVTEENIQSRLRGLVLMALSNKWGALVLTTGNKSELAMGYCTLYGDMAGGLAVISDVPKTMVYELARLVNRRRPGTIPENVFIKPPSAELRPNQKDSDSLPEYDILDPILKAYIEEMKSPAEIAAGLGLPIELVRRIINTVDRNEYKRQQAAPGLKVTTKAFGMGRRYPIAQRFSE; encoded by the coding sequence ATGCGCATTGGTCTTTGCCAGATCAACCCGACGGTCGGCGACATGGAGGGCAACGCGGAGCTGATCCTCGATGCCGCCCGCCGCGCCGCCGGCCGGGGCGCGGATCTGGCCGTCTTCCCCGAACTGGCGCTGACCGGATATCCGCCACGCGACCTGCTCGAAAAAGCGTCGTTCCGCGAACGCTCCGTGGCCGCCCTGGACAGGCTCACCAAGGCGAGCGCCGACCTGCCATGCGGACTCGTGGTGGGCTACGTCGGACTCGCGCCCGAGGGCTCGCGCCGGCCGGCCACGAACTCGGCGGCACTCATCGAAGGCGGGCGGCTCCTGTTTACGCAGGCCAAGATGCTGCTGCCCACCTATGACGTTTTCGACGAAGGCCGCTACTTCCAGCCCGCGGCGTCGCAGACGGTGTGCGAATTCCGCGGCCTGCGGCTGGGCATCACCATCTGCGAAGACGCCTGGAACGACAAACAGTTCTGGGAGCGGCCGCAGTATGACCGCGACCCGGTGGAGTCGCTGGTCTGGCAGGGCGCCGACGTGATCCTCTCCATCAACGGCTCGCCTTACGACATGACCAAGCGGGCGCTGCGGCGGCAGATGTTCACCGCCATGGCGCAACGCCACCGCCGGCCGCACGTCTACGTGAACATGGTGGGGGGCAACGACCAGCTCGTCTTCGACGGTTCGAGCTTTGTCGCCGCCGCCGACGGCCGCATCTCCGCCGCCGCGCCGTCCTTCGCCGAAGACATCGTGATCTACGACGCCCGCACGGGCGAGGGCGAGCACCGCCCTTCCCACGCCGACGAGCTCGAGGCCGCTTACGGCGCGCTCGTGCTCGGCACGCGGGACTACATCCGCAAGTGCGGCTTCCGCGATGTGCTGGTCGGGCTCAGCGGCGGCATCGACTCCTCGCTCGTGGCCGCCATCGCCACAGAGGCCGTAGGCGCGGGGCATGTCACCGGCGTCTCCATGCCCGGCCCCTATTCGTCGGATCACAGCCTCACCGATGCGCGCGCGCTGGCCGAAAGCCTTGGCATCCACTACGAGGTCGTCCCGATCACGCCCGCCTGGCACACCATGATCGAGACGCTCGCGCCGGTCTTCCGCGGCGCGCCGCCGGATGTCACGGAAGAAAACATCCAGTCTCGGCTGCGCGGCCTGGTGCTGATGGCGCTGTCGAACAAATGGGGCGCGCTCGTGCTCACTACCGGCAACAAGAGCGAGCTCGCCATGGGCTACTGCACGCTGTACGGCGACATGGCGGGCGGGCTCGCCGTCATCAGCGACGTGCCGAAAACGATGGTCTACGAGCTGGCCCGCCTCGTGAACCGGCGTCGCCCCGGCACGATCCCCGAGAATGTCTTCATCAAGCCTCCGTCAGCCGAGCTGCGCCCGAACCAGAAAGACTCCGACTCGCTGCCCGAATACGACATCCTGGATCCGATCCTGAAGGCCTACATCGAGGAGATGAAGTCGCCCGCCGAGATCGCGGCCGGTCTCGGCCTCCCGATCGAGCTGGTTCGCCGCATCATCAATACGGTGGACCGCAATGAGTACAAGCGGCAACAGGCGGCGCCGGGACTCAAGGTGACCACCAAGGCGTTCGGCATGGGACGCCGCTACCCGATCGCACAAAGGTTCTCCGAATGA